Proteins encoded in a region of the Enterococcus gilvus ATCC BAA-350 genome:
- the aroD gene encoding type I 3-dehydroquinate dehydratase codes for MDIQVREVRFDAGKPKICVPIVGKTFEEIIEQANEAKKIAEVIEWRADYYEDVLDDDKLNSTLLALRDEIRNIPLIFNLRMAESGGEIDITLNQYRHVNEFAVSSRAIDLADVEVSIIDQLSTTFIKWMQALDVRVILSYYNFEETPEDAVILFRLNLMEHWGADIAKVVVQPQNEADVLRQMEIVMKAQTFVSLPVVSVSLGRLGKFSQVSGSLDGSCMTYGCLENHPSPDAQIEVEKLALMIDVLR; via the coding sequence ATGGATATTCAAGTAAGAGAGGTGCGCTTTGATGCAGGAAAACCTAAAATCTGCGTGCCGATTGTTGGAAAGACTTTCGAGGAAATCATCGAACAAGCGAATGAAGCGAAGAAGATCGCTGAAGTGATCGAATGGCGCGCTGATTATTATGAAGACGTGTTGGACGACGACAAGCTGAACTCTACGCTGTTGGCTTTACGGGACGAGATCAGGAACATTCCCTTGATCTTCAATTTGAGAATGGCAGAATCTGGCGGAGAGATCGACATTACTCTCAATCAGTATCGCCATGTCAACGAGTTCGCGGTATCTTCACGCGCGATCGATTTAGCGGATGTAGAAGTATCGATCATCGACCAATTATCCACGACCTTCATTAAATGGATGCAGGCCTTGGATGTGCGGGTCATCTTGAGCTACTATAATTTTGAAGAAACGCCAGAAGACGCAGTGATCCTGTTCCGTTTGAATTTGATGGAGCATTGGGGTGCGGATATCGCAAAAGTAGTGGTCCAACCGCAAAATGAAGCGGATGTTCTACGTCAGATGGAGATCGTCATGAAGGCCCAGACCTTCGTTTCACTGCCTGTGGTATCGGTCTCGTTGGGACGATTGGGCAAGTTTTCGCAGGTCAGCGGATCATTAGACGGGTCTTGCATGACTTACGGCTGTTTAGAAAACCATCCTTCTCCTGATGCACAGATCGAGGTAGAGAAATTGGCTTTGATGATCGACGTACTGAGATAA